TTTATCTCTGTTAAGCTACTCTGCTGGCTCTGTAGCCTAACGTGGTATCGTCTTATTTTTACGGAAGAATTATGCTGACCAACTCATCCACCCGTCTTAACAAATATATTGGCGAGAGCGGCATCTGCTCTCGTCGCGATGCCGATCGTTACATCGAACAAGGGCATGTTTTTATTAACGGCAAGCGTGCTGCTGTTGGCGATCAGGTATATTCTGGGGATGTAGTCAAAGTTAATGGTCAGCTTATTGAACCTCGTAACGAAAATGACTTGGTGCTGATCGCGTTGAATAAACCGGTTGGTATTATTAGCACCACGGAAGAGGGTGAAAGCGATAACATCGTTGATTTCGTTAATCACAGCAAACGTGTATTCCCCATCGGGCGTTTGGATAAAGACTCACAGGGGTTGATTTTTCTGACAAATCACGGCGATTTGGTCAACAAGATCCTGCGAGCAGGGAATGATCACGAAAAAGAATACTTGGTGACGGTCAACAAACCGGTGACTGAAGAGTTTATTCTCGGCCTGGGTGCTGGTGTGCCGATGATGGGTACGGTGACTAAAAAATGCAAAGTGAGTAAAGTCGCGACCTTTGTGTTTAATATCACGCTGGTGCAGGGCTTAAATCGCCAAATTCGCCGGATGTGCAAACACTTTGGCTATGAAGTCACCAAACTTGAACGCACTCGCATCATGAACGTCACCCTGAAAGGGTTGCCAATGGGCGAGTGGCGAGATTTGACTGATGATGAGCTAATCGAATTATTTAAGCTGATTGAAAACTCATCATCAGATGAAAAACCGGTGAAAAAAGTACAAGCTAAGTCTGTTGCAGATAAAAAACCGAGAGTTAATGGGGTGAAAAAACCCGAAAAGTCCGACAGTAATTCGGCTCCCCGCAAGCGCTTTGCCCAGCCTGGGCGTAAGAAAAAAGGGCGCTAAGTTCACATCATTATCATCAGTCTCTGTACTTGAGCATGTAAACTCGGCGGTGGCCGAGTTTTATGTGATGAAACATTCGACGTGAAACCCATCATCAGTCCTTTCCCTCATTTCCGGCCAAACCTGACGTTATGGCTGGGTACGGTATTAGTTTTCAGCATTTAATATAGAGCATTCCTTTTTTGCTTATATTGACGCCGCAATAATAGTAGGTAGACTGGTATACCTACATCCAATCAAAGCAGGAAGAAGTTTGCCATGTCCTCACGCGAATTATCAGAAAGTGCCCGAGATCGGCTGCTGAGTGCTGCAAGGGTGTTGTTCTATAACGATGGAATTGCGGCAACCGGTATTGATGCCATTGTTAAAAGGGCTGGTGTTGCCAAGAAAAGCCTCTACAACAATTTTGCGTCCAAAGCAGAGCTTGTTGCGACTTATTTACAGATTCGCCATGAAGAGTGGCTCGCACTGTACGCTAATCGTTTGCAACAAGCGGCGAGTCCGAAAGAGAGCGTGATGGCTGTTTTTCTTGCTTATGCAGACCATGCTGAATTTGCCTATGAACGTGGATTCAGAGGGTGCGGGCTACTCAATGCTGCGGCTGAACTGCCCGCTGGGGCACCGGGTAGGCAGGCAGTGCGCGGGCACAAAGAGCAGGTAGAGTCGATTTTGACTGAACATCTTTGTGTGCTTCTCTCTGGTGATAAGCAACGTGCCATACGGATGGCCAGGCACTTTTCATTTTTACTTGAGGGGAGTATGTCCCGCGCGGGTTTGGAAGGTAATGGTGAATGCGTTCGTCAAGCAATGGCAATGACCGCCGACATGATGGAGTCGCTATGACGGTTACTCAGAAAGAGCGCATGCTGGGCATGGTGGGGGTGTTGATTGCTGCCATACTGTGGGGAACAACCGGAACAGCGGCAACATTTGCTCCTGCGGTCAGCGCCGTTGCCATAGGCGCTGTTGCGATGGGTTTTGGGGGGCTACTCCAGGCGATGATAGCCGCTGGGAGTATCACCAGATACATCGATAAACTATTTCAACAGTGGCGTTTACTGCTGATAGGGGGCAGCGCCGTTGCCATTTATCCACTGGCGTTCTATGCCTCTATGCATTTAGCGGGTGTTACGGTCGGCACTGTAATCTCCATCGGGTCGGCCCCCTTGTTATCTGCTTTTATTGAGTATGGATTGGAGGGGCAGAAACTGACGGTTCGCTGGATGTTAGGGGCCATCCTTGGTGTTGCGGGTATGATATTGCTCAGTATGGCTGAAAGTACCGGCCACGACACCTTAGTCCAGTCATCCAATGTCATGTTCGGTGTTATTCTCGGTCTTCTCGCTGGTTTTACTTATGCGCTGTATTCGTGGGCTGCTCGCCGCATGATGCAACAAGGCCTTCCTTCTAAAACAGCTATGGGGGCGATTTTTGGTCTTGGCGGTATGTTGCTAATGCCGGTGCTTTTTGTTACTGGCGCGCCGCTATTAGCATCATGGAGTAATGCTGCGGTAGGTATTTATATGGCTTTGGTCCCGATGTTTATTGGCTATATTTGCTATGGATATGGGCTGGCACGAATAACAGCAAGTATGGCCACGACGATCACCCTTATTGAGCCAGTGGTTGCAGCCATATTGGCAGTAATTATAGTGGGAGAAAGGCTGCCTATTATGGGGTGGGTAGGGATCGGGCTGGTGGTAGCTTGCTTGATATTTATTACCGTTCCGCTAAAACATATACCAATCGTTAGGATAAGAGTAAACAATAGCCTGTGTGGAGTTAAAACAATTCAACGAAATAGTAATAGGACTTAATCTGACTGCCAATATCAGAACTGAATTTTATCAATAAATACAGGTTAAATTTAACTCGGCGGGCCATTTAACTATTATAATTAATGGCTGGTGAGTGTGGGTTTTCAAATGTCATACAGAATAGATGTAGAAAATAAACTACATCTTCAGATACCAAAAACTAACGGGGTGAAGCCACTCAATTAGATTGGTCACTATCAGATTGGCGGTATACTTCCCCGCAAAGCAAGATCACATCAGGCCTTCTTGCATGAATGCGAGCGGCTACCTCCATACATTCGTGGCGTGTTGTGTAGACATCATCGGTCACGGGCAGTGCCTCGCAAGCATCCATTCCGCAGGTGCTAACCAATAAAACAAATCCTATGAGCATATATTCTCCTTATTTATAGGATTTATATGAGTATAGCGCGTTTATAGAAGAAGTTGCGCTCTCCTTTTTGAATAAATGACATTCTAATTATCTGGTGAAATATTAGCCAAACTTGGTTACTGCTACACCCAGCATAATAATGGCACTGGCGATAAGGCGTAACATCGAGGGTTTCTCTTTTAGCATCCAGATAGAGATTATCATGGCGAACAAGACACTGGTTTCTCGCAGAGCGGCGACCAGGGCGATGGGCGTGCTTTTCATGGCCCAAATGACAATACCATAAGCCAGTAACTGCATCGCACCGCCGATAACTCCATGTCGCCAGTGCTGGCGTATTTCGCGAAAAACCACATTGCGGTGCATTATCCAAAGTAATACAAACATAGTTATCCCATTGCACATAAACAACCAAAGGATATAACTAAGCGGTTCAATGCTGGCACGGCTACCAGCCCCATCCGATAGGGTATAGCAGGCGGTAAAAGTAGCAGTAATTAATGCATAAATAATAGCTCTGTAACTGATTTTTTTAGGGCCGCAGCGGCCATCAAACGTCATCATAATGACACCGGAAACTAAAATAGCAGCACCAACTAATGATAAAGATCGCGGAATCTCCGACAAAATTAGCCAAGAGAGTAGCGCACTTAGCAGCGGGGCAATCCCTCTAGCGATAGGATAGATTTGACCAAACTCAGCTTGTTCATAAGCTTTACTTAGAAATAGGCAATAACCGGTGTGAAAAGCAACCGATAGCAGCAACCAAGGAAGTGCGCCCAGCGAGGGTAACCCAACAAAGAAAACACCAAACAGTGAAATCACACCGGAGAAAATGGCCATCAATGAGATTGCGACAAACCGATCACGGCCAAATTTGACGAGAGCATTCCAGCAAGCATGTAACAGTGCAGCCCCCAGCACCGCAAAAAATATTTCACTATTCATTCTGTCCCCTTGTTTAGGGGCTTAAGTTTACCTTAATTGCATTTATTTTCACGTCTGTAACCGGTGAAATCTGCACCAGATAGCTGATTTTTTGGGGCGGGCTAAAAGAACTTAATATGCAGATTTATCGCAGGGTGAATATAACTAACCAGTAATCTATTTCTTATACCATTTGGTTTATTAGGTAATAACTAAGCGCTGATTAGTTTTAATCTATTTTAGATGGACGAAAATAAAACCGGCGGACACAATTAAAAAGCAATAGATGATTATAAAAACGAACTGGCTATTATTTCGGCATCGACAATTACGTTTAATATGACTAAGGTTTTAGCTGGAGGTATATGAATGTTAGCAGGGAAACACTATTTCTTTAAAGTTAAAAAATAGTCATTAGTCAGGTCAGTTATTTTTATTGTGTATAAATAGATGGAAAGTAACAAAGCTTACCTGAGTAAGTTGGCACTTTTCTTATTTCCAAATCAACGTTGCCGCATGCAAACG
The sequence above is drawn from the Yersinia intermedia genome and encodes:
- the rluF gene encoding 23S rRNA pseudouridine(2604) synthase RluF translates to MLTNSSTRLNKYIGESGICSRRDADRYIEQGHVFINGKRAAVGDQVYSGDVVKVNGQLIEPRNENDLVLIALNKPVGIISTTEEGESDNIVDFVNHSKRVFPIGRLDKDSQGLIFLTNHGDLVNKILRAGNDHEKEYLVTVNKPVTEEFILGLGAGVPMMGTVTKKCKVSKVATFVFNITLVQGLNRQIRRMCKHFGYEVTKLERTRIMNVTLKGLPMGEWRDLTDDELIELFKLIENSSSDEKPVKKVQAKSVADKKPRVNGVKKPEKSDSNSAPRKRFAQPGRKKKGR
- a CDS encoding TetR/AcrR family transcriptional regulator; translation: MSSRELSESARDRLLSAARVLFYNDGIAATGIDAIVKRAGVAKKSLYNNFASKAELVATYLQIRHEEWLALYANRLQQAASPKESVMAVFLAYADHAEFAYERGFRGCGLLNAAAELPAGAPGRQAVRGHKEQVESILTEHLCVLLSGDKQRAIRMARHFSFLLEGSMSRAGLEGNGECVRQAMAMTADMMESL
- a CDS encoding DMT family transporter translates to MTVTQKERMLGMVGVLIAAILWGTTGTAATFAPAVSAVAIGAVAMGFGGLLQAMIAAGSITRYIDKLFQQWRLLLIGGSAVAIYPLAFYASMHLAGVTVGTVISIGSAPLLSAFIEYGLEGQKLTVRWMLGAILGVAGMILLSMAESTGHDTLVQSSNVMFGVILGLLAGFTYALYSWAARRMMQQGLPSKTAMGAIFGLGGMLLMPVLFVTGAPLLASWSNAAVGIYMALVPMFIGYICYGYGLARITASMATTITLIEPVVAAILAVIIVGERLPIMGWVGIGLVVACLIFITVPLKHIPIVRIRVNNSLCGVKTIQRNSNRT
- a CDS encoding DMT family transporter — protein: MNSEIFFAVLGAALLHACWNALVKFGRDRFVAISLMAIFSGVISLFGVFFVGLPSLGALPWLLLSVAFHTGYCLFLSKAYEQAEFGQIYPIARGIAPLLSALLSWLILSEIPRSLSLVGAAILVSGVIMMTFDGRCGPKKISYRAIIYALITATFTACYTLSDGAGSRASIEPLSYILWLFMCNGITMFVLLWIMHRNVVFREIRQHWRHGVIGGAMQLLAYGIVIWAMKSTPIALVAALRETSVLFAMIISIWMLKEKPSMLRLIASAIIMLGVAVTKFG